The genome window AGCGCGGGTGGCACAGGCTACGCCGTTAAGTACGCCTCCAACGTGCGCGACGAGGAGAGGACGGTCGTCCTCACACGTGAAAAACTGAAGAGATACCTTCTTACCGAGGACATGGAGGAGGCGTCCGCCATTCTCGCTAGGCTCGGCCTGGAGGAGGTCTCCTCCGCGTCGGACGAGAGGGCCTACTCCGTGCCCTCTTGGCGTCCCGACATCTCCATAGAGGAGGATCTGATCGAGGAGGTCGGGAGGATAAGGGGGTACAACGAAGCCCTTCCCTCGACCCTTCCCGGTGCACTGCACGAGCACGGCGATATAGGGGGCACGACCCGTACCAAGGGGGACGTGCGTGCGACTCTGATGGCGAGGGGCTATGTGGAGCTGATGAACTACAGCTTCGTGTCCCCCTCGTTTGTTAAGCTGCTTCGCCTGCCCTCCGACGACCGCCGGGCCAGGCCTCTCTCCCTCTCCAATCCCCTGAGCGTTGAGCAGTCTAGGATGAGGACCATGCTCCTGCCCGGGCTGCTTCGCAGCGTGAAGCGCAGCGTCGCCTCTGGGTGGAGGTATCCCGTGCGAGCCTTCGAGATCGGCAGTGTCTTCCTGCCGCTCGAGCAGGGCGGACACGAGGAGGTCGAGAGGATCTGCGGCCTTTCATACGGAGGAAGGGATCCTCGTCTGCCGTACGGCCCGTCGGACGCGGACGACCTGTTCACTCTGAAGGCCGACATAGAGGCCCTTGCGCGGAAAAGCTGCGTATCGGTAGAGTATGAGCAGGGAGAGGAATGCTTCGGGCACAGGGGACAGACAGGCCTTCTGTCCTGGGAGGGCAGGCGGATCGGCTATCTCCTGCGCTTAAAGCCCTCGATAGAGAAGGAGCTCGACTGCTCCCCTCTCTACGCCTTCGAGATAGACCTCGAGCCCTTCGAGTCGGCGCGACTTCCCTCTTTCAGGGAACCCTCTCCCTTCCCGCCGGTCTTCAGGGATATCTCCCTCTTCGTTCCGGTCTCCGAGTCGCACGAGAGGGTGCTTGAGCTGATAAGAGGCGAGGGAGGGAGTCTGCTTGGAGATGTGCGCCTGTTCGACGTCTACACGGGCAAGGGGGTGCCCGACGGTTTCAGGGGGCTTGCCTTCTCCCTGGCCTACAGGAGCGAGGACAGGACCCTTACCGATGAAGAGGTGGACAGGGTGAACGAGCTGGTGCGAAAGAAAATGGCCGATATCGGCTATATCCTCAGATAAAGGAACCCGGATATGACTAATATAAACAAGTTGGACGAGCTTGTGGACAAACTGTGTTCGACCGCCCTCTCGCTTCGCGAGGAGAGGGATCGACTCCGCCAGGAGGTCGAGGAGCTTCGGGGAAAGTTCGCCGAGAAGGATCTCGAGATGATCCGGGCGGGAAAGGAGAGCCGGAGGGCCGTGGAGGTGCTGGAACGAGAGAAGATGGCCCTTCGAAAGGAAAAAGAGCAGATTGAAGGTCAGCTCAAGGCGATACACGAGCGCATCTCCGTCCTGATGCCCGATTTGGTCGACGGCGTTCGCGGGACAGGAGGCGAAAGGAGCGCTGGAAGGTGACGTCGTCTTCGCGCGATGTGACGATCAAGGTTGGAAAAAACTCCTACAGCATTAAAACCACTCTCGACGACGACAGCCTGGGCAGGATTTCGTCGCTTCTGGCCGATGCGGCAGAGAGAACGGATAGCTCGCAGGACCAGGAGAAGGTGTTGCTGATCCTCTGTCTTCAGCTCGCCTGGGCACTTGAAAAGACACTCTCCAAACTAGAAGCGATCAGCGAGGAGCTTGAGAAGGAATGAACGTGGCGTCCGTTTTCGATATCGTGGTGTTGCTAGTCGTGATAACCCTCGTGATAAGAGGGGTGGCCCGGGGGCTTTCAGGGGAGGTCTTCTCCCTGCTCGGGACGGTGGGAGGGATAATCCTCGCGTGGAAGTACTCCGACGCTCTGGCCGATATACTGGCGGGATACTGGCCGCAGGCGGGGGGCGCCATACTCTCCGTCTCGTCGATGGCGGCCATCTATATCACCTCGGTCGTCTCGGCCGCTCTCATGTGCAAGGCGGTCCGGGCATTCCTCAAGTTCACCTCCCTTGCCTTCGTGGACAGGGTGCTCGGCGCCCTCGCCGGCCTGCTTAAAGGGGTGGCGCTCGTCCTGTTCCTCTATGTCGCCTTGTCCACCTATTCACCCATACTTCCGTCGGAATGGATGGAGAAGAGCGTGGTCATGATGAGTGCGCACGCAGCATGGCCAGCGATCCAGAACAGGCTGAGGGAGTGGAACGTCTTCCCAGAGGACTTCTCACTGCCCGAGCTCGATCTTCCCTCCCTCTTCGGCGCGGGTAAAGAAGAGGGGGCGTAGTTCGGCTCGATGGAGCTCTCCGAGGGCATCCGGCGAATACTCGAGATCCCGAAGGTCGTGGGAGTCTTCGCAGCCTGTGTGCGCGGCGATCTCGGCAAATCGGCCCTTGAAAGATTAAAACCTCAATCATCCCTTCGGGGTCTGTTGGACAGACTGGAGCTGTTCGACTCCTTCATGGAGTTCCAGGACAGGGGCGGCGAGTGGCCGTGGAACCCCAAGGTAGCCCTGGTCGGCGAACTGCTCGAGGGCGCGAAACGCTCGGGCATGCTCTCCGGCCCCGAGCTCGTCTCCGTCCGTTCTCTCCTCTCTCTGGCCGGCGCCACGAGGGAGGCCCTGGGGAAGAATCGTGAGGACTTCCCCTCCTTCGAGGCCCCGTACCGCAGGATCCGGGACTTCTCCTCGGAGGTTCGTGCCCTCGGTGTTTTGGACGACAACGGGGAGCTCTTCGATACAGCGTCGCCCGAGCTGGCAGCTATACGCAGGGACGTGGAGCACCTTCGTACGCGCCTGCGCAGAGCAGCCCAGTCCCTCCTGGAGACCTCCTCCATTTCGCAAATGCTCCAGGACAGGGTCGTGGCCTACAGAAACGGCCGGTTTTCGTTCCTGGTGCGACAGGAGTGCGTCAATCGTTTTCCGGGCACAGTGGTCGACAGGTCTGGCTCGGGCAGCTCCGTCTACATGGAGCCGACCGAGCTGGCACCATTGGACAACGCTCTGGCCGTGCGTCTTCGCGACCAGGAGGACGAGGAGAGGAAAATTCTTCGAAATCTCACTGAGGCGGTTCTGTCGCGCGAGCGGCCCATCGCGGACGCGCAGGATATCCTCTGTGACCTTGATCTTCTGTACGGCGCCTCCGAGGTAATAGCAAAGCACGGGTGGAAGCTTCCCCGGATCGAGGAGAGACCGCTCTTCTCCCTTCACGAGGCGAGGCATCCTCTTCTCGGAGAGAGCGCCGTTCCCGTCAGCGTCAGGTGCGGCGAGGGCTTCAGAAGCCTCGTCATAACAGGGCCGAACACCGGAGGAAAGACCGTGGTCCTCAAAACGGTCGGAGTGTGCGTGTTCCTCGCCTGGTGCGGACTGCCGATTCCGGTCGAGGACGGCTCCAGGGTGGGGAACATAGGCGCTCTGTTCGTCGATATCGGAGATGAACAGAGCATGGAACAGAACCTGTCCACCTTCAGCGCCCACCTGAAGAATATCATCTCCATCCTCGACAGGGCCGATCGCACCTCCCTGGTCCTTCTGGACGAGTTGGGGGCGGGAACGGACCCGCAGGAAGGCGCTGCCCTCGGAGTCGCCCTGCTGGAGACCCTGACGAGGGAGAAGGGGCTTACCCTGGCCACCACCCACCACAACCCGATAAAACAGTATGCTCTGACGGCACCCGGAGTGGAGACAGCCAGCATGGAGTTCGACTCGGACACTCTCTCTCCTACCTACAAGCTGCTCATGGGGGTGCCGGGAAAGAGCAACGCCCTGCTCATAGCAAGCCGCTACGGCATGCCGGAGGCAGTCCTGGAAAAGGCGCGCAAAGCCCTGAGCGAGCGGGAGACCCCGGTTGAGGAGCTCATCGGAGAGTTAAACGAGAGGAAGGCTTGGCTTGACAGGCAGGAGAGGGAGATGCGAACTCTCAGGGTCGATCTTGAGAGGGAGAAGAAAAAATACAGGCACGCTATACGCGAGACCGAGGCCGAGAGGGACAAGATGATCTCGGAGGCGGAAAAAAAGGCCGACGAGATACTTGCCAGGGCGGAGGAGTCGAGCAGGGAGCTGATAAGAAAGCTCGACGAGGCCTCCAGATCCGGGGCGCATCGAGCGACAGCCGACACCTCCGAGAGGATTCGCAAAGAACGCAAAGCCATCGAGGACAGGCAAGAAAAGAGGCTCCTGAAAGGACGCGACCACTCCGGGGATCAGCCGTTGAAGGTCGGATCGGCCGCGCAGATCGCCGGGACCGACTATGTCGGAATCATAGAAAAACTTCACGGGGGAAAGGCCATCCTGCGGGTCGGTGCGATCAAGATGGATGTAGACGCAAGAAAGCTGATGAGGACCGAGAAAATGCCGAAAGGGCCCCCTCTCCCGAGGGAGCACGTCTCCCGTGCACCCAGAGCTGTCGGCTCGTCGATACTCGTCAGGGGCATGAACGTCCAGGAGGCTCTTCCCCTGGTCGAGCGGTACCTGGACCAGGCCATGAGGTGCGGCTACTCAAGCGTCCTGGTGATCCACGGACGCGGGGAGGGGATACTCAGGCGGGAGATACACGCCCTGTGCGCCTCTTTGAAATATGTCGACTCCTATCGCCTTGGGGAGATGGGAGAGGGAGGGCACGGAGTGACAGTAGTGTCCTTCAGGAGGTAGGCTTGTCGACCGGCCTTGCTTGGTTTCCTTGCGAGATGACAGCAGATACCGGGGGGAATGACGATGATAGTACTGAAAGAGGCGGAGAGCCGTGCGCCGAAGGAGGACCTTGTACTGGAGGGCCTGGTCGCGGAGATACTTGAAAGCATCCGGATCGGCGGGGACGAAGCCCTGCTCGACTGCTCCGAGCGGTTTGACCGGGTCCGGCCTCTATCCCTGCGCGTGACCCGCGAGGAGGTAGAATCCGCCTACGACTCGGTACCCCCGGACGTGGTTGCCACCATAGAGTTTGCCGCGGACCGCATCAGGGACTTCGCGGTCCGTCAGAGGGGGAGCCTCGGCGACCTCGAATACGAGATATCGCCGGGAGTGACGCTTGGACACAGGCTCATCCCCGTCGCGTCGTGCGGCTGCTACGTGCCCGCCGGGCGATATCCCCTTCCTTCATCTGCACTTATGTCCGTGATCCCGGCGCGCGTCGCGGGGGTCGGGCGGATAGCCGCCTGCTCTCCCCCTCGCGGGGAGAGCGGCATCCACCCCGCCGTACTGGTGGCGATGGATATAGCCGGAGTGGATGAGATCTACTGCATGGGAGGGGCCCAGGCTATCGCGGCGTTCGCGTACGGGACGGAGACAGTGAAGAAGGTGGACTTCATCACCGGCCCAGGGAACAGGTACGTCACGGAGGCGAAGATGCAGGTGTACGGCGTCGTCGGCATAGACATGCCTGCGGGGCCGAGTGAGGTCGCGATACTGGCCGACGCTTCGGCCAACCCGGATTGGGTTGCCGCGGACGCCCTGGCCTGCTGCGAGCACGACCCGGACTCCTGGTCGGTTATAGTGACCACCGACAGGAGGCTGGGCGAGGAAGTGTTGAAGAGAGTGGAAAAACAGCACCCCTCCCTCCCGACCGGGGAGCAGGCTTACAGGGCTTGGAAGGAGAACGGAAAGGTGATCTTGGCGGAATCGCTCGACGAGGCGGTGCGTATAGTGGACGAACTGGCGCCGGAGCACGTCCAGGTCATGACGGAGGGCGCGAAGGAGGCGGCGGCCAAACTTTCGAATTATGGCTCCCTCTTCGTGGGGGGCCACGCCCCGGTGGTGTTTGGAGACTATGCGTCCGGCCCCAATCACATCCTGCCCACGGTCGGGTCGTCGCGCTTTGCCAACGGAGTTTACGTGGGGACCTTCCTGAGGACCTGTTCATTCCAGAGAGTGTCGGCCGAGGGTGCGAAGGTCCTGGCCGGCCCCTGCTCCGTTCTCGCCGGCCTGGAGGGGCTGTTCGCCCATAAGCGCTCGTCGGAGCTGCGACAGGGTATAGAAAGCTGATATTTTTTTCAGGGTGTCGCACACGACGGATTATCGGCTATAATGGCTTCTATTCAGCCAAAAAGCATCCTTAGCAGGCTGAGAATTTTTTATGGATGGAGGGATTGTAGTGAGAGTAAGAAAGAGAGTAGCGAGCAGAGTTTGCTTGGTCCTTATGCTGTCCCTTTTCCTCGTCTCCGGGCAGGCCACGGGAGGAGAGAGACTGGACAGGATCTTGGACACCGAGGTACTATTGGTGGGAACGCCCGGAGATTATCGCCCCTTCTCGATGTATGACGCAGATGACTGCAAGTATGAGGGTCATGACATCGATTTGGCGGAGCTCCTAGCGCGGGAACTCGGTGTCAAGGTCGAGTTCGTTCCTACAACTTGGACCGACCTTATGCAGGACTATTTGGACGGGAAGTTCGATATTGCCGTTGGAGGCATAACGAGAAGCCTCGCCAGGATGTTGAAGGGAGATTTTCTCCCCCCCTACGCGCCAAACGGCAAGGTGGCGATCATCCACAAGAAGAACAAGGGCAGGTTCACCTCGCTTGAGGCCATGGATGTCCCGGAGACCACAGTCATCGTCAACCCGGGCGGGACCAACGAGAAGTACGTCAACGAGAACTTCAAGAGGGCCAAGGTCGTGACGCACGAGAACAACGCGGAGATACCCGGAATGATCGCCGAGGAGAAGGGGGATGTGATGATCTCGGAGGTATACGAGGCCGTAGTCTACTCCAGGAAGGACGACAGAATCTACGGAGCGTTCACAGACAAGCCTTTGACCAAGATAAGCTTCATGGGGTTTTTCATCCAACAGGACGACCCGGAGTTCCTCAAGATAATGAACTACCTGTGGAACGATGCTAAGTTGCGAGGTGACCTGGACGTTCTAGAAGAAAGGTGGCTTAAATAGCCATTGTGTATTCCGCTTTAAAAGTGCTATAATGTCGTGCGCTTAGCGACGGCAAGAGCGGTTGCCTGCGGGGAATCCAGTCCCGTGCGGCGGAGACCTTCGAATCCTGTCAGGCCCGGAAGGGAGCAGCAGTAAGGAGAAATCTCCGGGCGCCACGGGGAGGCTGGGTTTCCCGCAGGCAACCGCCTTTTACCCGTCGTCCTCCGGTAAATCCGGATTTGAAGGCGATAGCTCGATCAGCGCCTCGATGAGCTTCTCCAGGTTCTCGAACTCCGGCGACTTTATCTCGCTGACGCATTTTTGAAGGTAATTCTTCAGTATCTCTATGCACGCTTTCTGCATGGCCTTTCTCGCGGCCGAAAGCTGCAGAAGTATGTCGTAGCAATTCTTCTCCTCGATTATCATGCGCTGTATTCCGCGCAGCTGCCCCTCAACGCGGCGAAGGCGATTAAGCAGGGCCTTCTTCTCCTTGGGCAGGTTGTCGAGTTTCTCTATAAGCGAGTTGTTCGTCATTCCCGGCACTCTCCTCGATTAATAATATTCCTACAGGGTATATCTTACTTCGCGAAAGGTTGAAGGTCAATCGGTTTTTATGCTATAATTTCGTGTCCTCAATACGCACACGGGCTGATGGCGCGGGCGGTGTCGACTCTGTTGATCCCCGCTTCAGGCGATGTCCGTGGAGGGAAAACCATTTTACATCAGGAGGGGTTATTTTGGCAGTTGTCAGCATGAAGCAGCTCTTGGAGTGCGGGGTTCACTTCGGTCACCAGACGAGGCGGTGGAACCCGAAGATGAAGCCGTACATATTCACCGAACGGAACGGCGTCTACATAATCGACCTTCAGAAGACAGTCCGCGGCCTTGAAAAGGCCTACAACTTCGTAAGAGAGATAGCACAAAACAACGGGACCCTACTGTTCGTCGGCACAAAGCGCCAGGCGCAGGACACGATCAGGGATGAGGCCGAAAGAGCGGGACAGTTTTACATCAACCAGCGCTGGCTTGGAGGGCTGCTGACGAACTTTGCGACCATCAGGAAGCGCGTGATTCACATGACCGAACTGCGCAGGATGGAGGACGACGATGACTGGGGCGACCTCCCGAAGAAAGAGATAATCCTTCTTCGCAAGCAGCTTGCCAAGCTCGAGAAGAACCTCAAGGGGATCAAGAACATGAAGACCGTTCCGGACGCTGTCTTCCTTATCGACCCCAGGAGAGAGGAGAATGCCGTCCTCGAGGTCAGGAAGCTAGGCATTCCAGTCATCGCGATAGTTGACACGAACTGCGACCCAGAGATGATCGATTTTCCGATACCCGGAAACGACGATGCGATCCGAGCCATCAAGCTGATCTCGAGCCTAATAGCCGACGCCTTCATCGAGGGCAAGCAGGGCGAGGACTCCGTCGCGGAGATAGAGGCGGAGGCCCCGGAGGACGAAGAGCCCGAGGGCATCATCGAAAAAAAGGAGCGTCTGCACAAAGTCTATGATGACGATGACGACGCCGCCGAAGAGGCCTAGAGTTTCTTTGTAAACCTGTAAAGAGTTGTTAATATAGAGGAGGCAGTGAATATGGAGATCAGCGCGGGCACTGTAAAGGAGCTCCGTGACAGAACCGGCGCGGGGATGATGGACTGCAAGAACGCCCTTGTCGAGAATGCGGGAGACGTCGAAAAAGCCATCGACTATCTGAGGGAGAAGGGCCTGGCCAAGGCCGCCAAGAAGTCCTCGCGAACCGCATCCGACGGCAGGATTTTCTCCTACATCCACACTAACGGCAAGCTGGGTGCCTTGATTGAGCTCAACTGCGAGACCGACTTCGTCGCCAAGACCGACGAGTTCCAGAGCCTGGGCCACGAGCTGTGCATGCAAGTCGCCGCGGCCGCGCCGCAGTTCCTGGTCCCGGAGGACGTCACATCCGATGTGCTTGACAGGGAGCGCGAGATATACAGGCAGCAGGCGCTTGAAGAGGGTAAGCCGGCCAAGATTGTGGACAGGATAGCCGACGGAAAGATAAACAAGTTCTACGAGAACAACTGCCTGATGGAGCAGGCCTGGATCCGCGACTGCGATAAGAAGATCAAGGACGTAGTCGTCGAGGTGATCGCGAAGCTCGGCGAGAACATCGTGGTCAGGCGTTTTTCCCGTTTCTCGATCGGAGAGTAGCTTGTTGTGATAAAGAAGGCGGGGCTTCAAGCCTCGCCTTTTTCATGGGCAAAAACCGGCAAGGAGGAAGGGCATTTTGAAATACAGGCGAATTCTATTGAAGCTCTCCGGAGAGGTGCTGGCGGGCGACCGAGCTTTCGGATTCGACTTCGACGCAGTTCGAAGGATAGGTGCGGAGATAGTCGAGGTCGCACTGGCAGGGGTGCAGGTCGCAATGGTCGTCGGCGGCGGGAACATGCTGAGGGGAAGGGAGCTCGAGGCCTTGGGCGTCGAGCGCTCCCAGGCGGACTATATGGGCATGTTGGCCACCGTGATGAACGCCCTGTGCCTCCAGGACGTCCTGGAAAAGTACGGAATTCCCACGAGGGTTCAGACCGCGATAGAGATGCGCCAGATGGCCGAACCTTACATACGCCGAAGGGCCCTGCGACACCTCGAGAAGGACAGGATCGTCATCTTCGCGGCGGGCACCGGGTCTCCCTATTTTTCAACTGATACGGCGGCCGCT of Synergistaceae bacterium contains these proteins:
- a CDS encoding phenylalanine--tRNA ligase subunit beta → MLISWNLLNEILAIPASLEEVAERLTLTGCEVESIDYPCARLEGVLSAVIEKLERHPARENLYVATVEDGAGSALVATAAPNLSEGDVVPWGRPGAVLADGSVLGTRDFDGVESQGMLLSASELGVPEVADEFGILRLPADTSPGEDVKALMGLDDAVLDLSVTPNRGDLLSMLGVAREVFALFPGAEWKDNPLDIKIDGGKEWPGELEFRGISLEDEGCSLYCMGLITGLEQGASPLKIRVLLTLLGMRPISAMVDATNFAMLMLGQPTHAFDAAYLPAREITVRRAREGEGVTTLDGKDHDLKTEDMLITSGGQAVAIAGVMGGENSEILETTKDVFLEAANFDPIRVSRTSRRLGIPSEAAYRFSRTVDHRLTKASLHYIFSLLEEWSAGGTGYAVKYASNVRDEERTVVLTREKLKRYLLTEDMEEASAILARLGLEEVSSASDERAYSVPSWRPDISIEEDLIEEVGRIRGYNEALPSTLPGALHEHGDIGGTTRTKGDVRATLMARGYVELMNYSFVSPSFVKLLRLPSDDRRARPLSLSNPLSVEQSRMRTMLLPGLLRSVKRSVASGWRYPVRAFEIGSVFLPLEQGGHEEVERICGLSYGGRDPRLPYGPSDADDLFTLKADIEALARKSCVSVEYEQGEECFGHRGQTGLLSWEGRRIGYLLRLKPSIEKELDCSPLYAFEIDLEPFESARLPSFREPSPFPPVFRDISLFVPVSESHERVLELIRGEGGSLLGDVRLFDVYTGKGVPDGFRGLAFSLAYRSEDRTLTDEEVDRVNELVRKKMADIGYILR
- a CDS encoding CvpA family protein: MNVASVFDIVVLLVVITLVIRGVARGLSGEVFSLLGTVGGIILAWKYSDALADILAGYWPQAGGAILSVSSMAAIYITSVVSAALMCKAVRAFLKFTSLAFVDRVLGALAGLLKGVALVLFLYVALSTYSPILPSEWMEKSVVMMSAHAAWPAIQNRLREWNVFPEDFSLPELDLPSLFGAGKEEGA
- a CDS encoding endonuclease MutS2; translation: MELSEGIRRILEIPKVVGVFAACVRGDLGKSALERLKPQSSLRGLLDRLELFDSFMEFQDRGGEWPWNPKVALVGELLEGAKRSGMLSGPELVSVRSLLSLAGATREALGKNREDFPSFEAPYRRIRDFSSEVRALGVLDDNGELFDTASPELAAIRRDVEHLRTRLRRAAQSLLETSSISQMLQDRVVAYRNGRFSFLVRQECVNRFPGTVVDRSGSGSSVYMEPTELAPLDNALAVRLRDQEDEERKILRNLTEAVLSRERPIADAQDILCDLDLLYGASEVIAKHGWKLPRIEERPLFSLHEARHPLLGESAVPVSVRCGEGFRSLVITGPNTGGKTVVLKTVGVCVFLAWCGLPIPVEDGSRVGNIGALFVDIGDEQSMEQNLSTFSAHLKNIISILDRADRTSLVLLDELGAGTDPQEGAALGVALLETLTREKGLTLATTHHNPIKQYALTAPGVETASMEFDSDTLSPTYKLLMGVPGKSNALLIASRYGMPEAVLEKARKALSERETPVEELIGELNERKAWLDRQEREMRTLRVDLEREKKKYRHAIRETEAERDKMISEAEKKADEILARAEESSRELIRKLDEASRSGAHRATADTSERIRKERKAIEDRQEKRLLKGRDHSGDQPLKVGSAAQIAGTDYVGIIEKLHGGKAILRVGAIKMDVDARKLMRTEKMPKGPPLPREHVSRAPRAVGSSILVRGMNVQEALPLVERYLDQAMRCGYSSVLVIHGRGEGILRREIHALCASLKYVDSYRLGEMGEGGHGVTVVSFRR
- the hisD gene encoding histidinol dehydrogenase, producing MIVLKEAESRAPKEDLVLEGLVAEILESIRIGGDEALLDCSERFDRVRPLSLRVTREEVESAYDSVPPDVVATIEFAADRIRDFAVRQRGSLGDLEYEISPGVTLGHRLIPVASCGCYVPAGRYPLPSSALMSVIPARVAGVGRIAACSPPRGESGIHPAVLVAMDIAGVDEIYCMGGAQAIAAFAYGTETVKKVDFITGPGNRYVTEAKMQVYGVVGIDMPAGPSEVAILADASANPDWVAADALACCEHDPDSWSVIVTTDRRLGEEVLKRVEKQHPSLPTGEQAYRAWKENGKVILAESLDEAVRIVDELAPEHVQVMTEGAKEAAAKLSNYGSLFVGGHAPVVFGDYASGPNHILPTVGSSRFANGVYVGTFLRTCSFQRVSAEGAKVLAGPCSVLAGLEGLFAHKRSSELRQGIES
- a CDS encoding transporter substrate-binding domain-containing protein, producing the protein MRVRKRVASRVCLVLMLSLFLVSGQATGGERLDRILDTEVLLVGTPGDYRPFSMYDADDCKYEGHDIDLAELLARELGVKVEFVPTTWTDLMQDYLDGKFDIAVGGITRSLARMLKGDFLPPYAPNGKVAIIHKKNKGRFTSLEAMDVPETTVIVNPGGTNEKYVNENFKRAKVVTHENNAEIPGMIAEEKGDVMISEVYEAVVYSRKDDRIYGAFTDKPLTKISFMGFFIQQDDPEFLKIMNYLWNDAKLRGDLDVLEERWLK
- a CDS encoding metal-sensitive transcriptional regulator, which translates into the protein MTNNSLIEKLDNLPKEKKALLNRLRRVEGQLRGIQRMIIEEKNCYDILLQLSAARKAMQKACIEILKNYLQKCVSEIKSPEFENLEKLIEALIELSPSNPDLPEDDG
- the rpsB gene encoding 30S ribosomal protein S2 translates to MAVVSMKQLLECGVHFGHQTRRWNPKMKPYIFTERNGVYIIDLQKTVRGLEKAYNFVREIAQNNGTLLFVGTKRQAQDTIRDEAERAGQFYINQRWLGGLLTNFATIRKRVIHMTELRRMEDDDDWGDLPKKEIILLRKQLAKLEKNLKGIKNMKTVPDAVFLIDPRREENAVLEVRKLGIPVIAIVDTNCDPEMIDFPIPGNDDAIRAIKLISSLIADAFIEGKQGEDSVAEIEAEAPEDEEPEGIIEKKERLHKVYDDDDDAAEEA
- the tsf gene encoding translation elongation factor Ts, encoding MEISAGTVKELRDRTGAGMMDCKNALVENAGDVEKAIDYLREKGLAKAAKKSSRTASDGRIFSYIHTNGKLGALIELNCETDFVAKTDEFQSLGHELCMQVAAAAPQFLVPEDVTSDVLDREREIYRQQALEEGKPAKIVDRIADGKINKFYENNCLMEQAWIRDCDKKIKDVVVEVIAKLGENIVVRRFSRFSIGE
- a CDS encoding UMP kinase, whose protein sequence is MLKYRRILLKLSGEVLAGDRAFGFDFDAVRRIGAEIVEVALAGVQVAMVVGGGNMLRGRELEALGVERSQADYMGMLATVMNALCLQDVLEKYGIPTRVQTAIEMRQMAEPYIRRRALRHLEKDRIVIFAAGTGSPYFSTDTAAALRAAEMEADCLLKATKVDGIYSADPNKHPEAVLLHRLTYM